The genomic interval CGCCGCCGGCAGCACGAACTTCTTCAAATGGAGAGATCGCGCCAAATGATGAGAAGTTTTCTGCATTTGTATTTAAAATTCAGGCGAATATGAATCCTGCGCATCGTGATCGTTTATCATTTATACGAATTTGTTCAGGTAAATTTACGCGTGGTATGTCTGTGTATCATGATAAGACGGGCAAGATGTTAAAACTTGCGCAACCGCAGCAGTTTTTAGCGCAGGATAGAACGATCATTGATGAAGCGTATCCCGGTGATATCGTGGGGCTTTTTGATCCGGGTGTATTTAGTATCGGCGATACCTTATGTCAGCAAGGCGAGAAGTTTTCTTTTGCGGATTTCCCTGTTTTTCCGCCGGAGCAATTTGCACGTGTACAGGCAAAAGATACAATGAAGCGTAAGCAATTTGTCAAGGGGATCACGCAGCTGACGCAAGAGGGGACAGTGCAGCTCTTTCAGCAGGCTGGTGCGGGAACCGAGTCTTACATTGTAGGTACGGTTGGAAGCTTGCAATTTGAGGTGTTGGAGTATCGGCTCAAAAATGAGTATGGGGTTGATATTTTAATGCAAATGCAGCCATATGAAGTTGCACGTTGGTTAAAAGCGCAAAATGGTGGGGAGATAACACCGGCATCACTGCGTGGAGCAGAGCGCGGTATGTTTGTATACGATATTAAGCAGCGTCCGGTTTTACTGGTGAGCAATGAATGGGCATTGGGCTGGATTGCGGACAATAATCCAGGCATTGATTTATTCCATGTTCCGCCAGATAAAAAAGAAGCCTGAATGAAATAAAACAGAGGAAGCGCAGGCATAATCTGCAAATCCTCTGTTCTTTTGTATATTTTTTCACTTACTAAAGTAAAGTTTTTGTACGTTTTTGACAATGGTTTCAATATTAGTCGGGATCAAGTGAATATTATAACCGATAAATAGGGGCGAGGTAGCAAAGCGTGGCAAGATTTTCACACGAATAAGACCGTCTATTAAGTAGAAGAATATATTATAGCTTTTGCAATGTGTGTGTGGTCCATTGTGTAAAAGATAATGGGCGGCAACGTGAATATAATCTGCAAGCTGTTCTAGGTTTTTATTATCGTCCATAACGATGTTGAATTCAGAAAAACCGATTTTAGGATAAGTTGAAACGTTCAGTTCAACGCCATTGCTGCGCTGGATGACGACGCCTTCAAATTCTTTGGGATCGAGGTCGCTATAGCAGTCGATATCTGTCAGCCCAACGATTTGCATATGCGGATGGCGGATTGTGCCGCCTGAAAGCGGTCCGTGATTTTTGAAAAAGAGTACAGATTTATATAGATTAGATGCGTACATCTTAAACCAATGTTTTACGCCGAATTTTATTAATTTATACAGATGTTCTTTGCTATATTCAGATAGTTCTGAATTGCAGTCGCGCGTTTCAATTAATACGGTTTGTTCAGAGTTTTGGAGAACTTGATATTTATTTTTTATCAACAGCAGATCATCTTCTTCTGCGATGATGTCTGTCAGTGCAGTGCGGTCGCAAAATGGACATTTTGCAGTGGTATTTATAATGTTTTCAGGTTTTTTTTGACCAATGGAGACATTAAAACCTAAATAATTCGTTGGCATGGAGTCACCTTCTTGTTAAATTAATACTGGAATACTATGGCTAGAAATGATATAATTTTTTAGCTTGATAAAAATATAGTGTTTGTTTTTTTCATTTACTATACTATATATTATATAGATTTATGTTAAAAAGGAAAGCGAAAGTTTGCTTTAAGGCAGGTGTTATACATTAGTAATCAAGGAGAAAAAGCAAATACGAGTGAGTCTTTTCTTAAAGGCACTTTTATTCTCGCGATTGCTGGTATTGTTGTAAAAGTCATCGGTTCTCTAAATTGGATCTTTGTGTCAAGGGTTTTGGGCGGTGAAGGGATCGGTCTCTACCAAATGGCATTTCCTATTTATTTATTGGCACTCAGCATATCAACGGCGGGTGTGCCAGTTGCGATTTCGATTATTACGGCAGAAAAAATTGCATTAAAAGATATATGGGGCGCAAAAAGGATCTTTCGAATTTCGCTTGCGTTAATGGCGGTTACGGGCTTGTTTTTCAGCTTAGCTACATATTTTGGTGCTGGTTTTTTAATTGAGTATCGATTTATCCGTGATCCAAGAGCGTATTACTCCGTAGCAGCTTTGGCACCAGCCATATTTTTTGTTACGCTTTTGGCGAGTTCACGCGGTTATTTACAAGGCTGGCAGCGGATGACACCGACGGCTGTTTCACAGATTGTGGAACAAATTTTTCGAGTCATTACGATGATTTTATTTGCCAATCTTTTATTGCCGCAGGGGCTTGAGTTTGCGGCCGCAGGTGCGAGTTTAGGTGCTTGTGCCGGGGCAGTGGCAGGCGTAATTGTCCTTATTTATTATCACTGGCAGCTAGAGCGGGATATCACACGTGAATATAGCGGTCAGATTGTAGAAACAAAAACAAAACATGAATCCAGTTTGAAAATTATCCGGCGTATTTTTGCACTCGCATTGCCAGTCTCGGCATCAAGCATTATGTTACCGGTTGTAGCAAATTTAGATTTAATGATTGTTCCGGCCAGATTAGAAGTCGCTGGTTATAGTGTAAGTCAGGCAACGGAACTCTTTGGATATTTGACAGGTATGGCGGTACCATTGATTAATTTGGCGACGATTTTGACGGCATCTTTGGCAGTTAGTATTGTGCCAGCGATTTCAGAGGCACAAGCACTTGGTGATAAGTTGCGTTCATTCCAGCAGACTTCTGCTGCTATGAGAATTTCTAATTTGATTAGTTTCCCGGCTTTTATCATCGTATTTATGTTGGATACGCCTATTTCAGAACTGATCTATAACGCAACGGGTGCAGGGCCGACTGTGCGTGTATTATCCACCAGTATTGTGCTGTTAGGTATTCATCAGGTAACGACTGGGGTTTTACAAGGACTTGGTCATACCTCGATTCCGATGATGAATATGATCATTGCAGCGATTGCTAAAGTTGCATTGAATTGGGGACTTACGGCACAACCGGCACTTGGTATTCAGGGCGCTGCATGGGCAACGGTTGCTGACATTGGGATTGCTGCGATTATGAATTTATATTTTCTGCATAAATATATCGGATATAATATAGATCTTAAACAGGTTGTAAAAACTATTTTTGCGACTACGCTGATGGGAATATCATTGTATTTCTCTTATTTATACGCGATGGCGTATTTCCAGATGAATAGTGTAGCTACGCTGGGCTCTATTTTGGTTGGGTGTATTGTTTATGTTGTTGTGTTGATCTTCATTGGCGGAATTAGCCAGCGTGATGTAGAACGTGTACCAATGGTTGGCTCTATATTAACGAAGCTTTTGCGTCGTATTGGTGCATTTAAATAATTTTGGTAGAAGGATGTGACGGGATTAGAATGAAAAAATTAATTCTTGTCTATAATCCAGTTTCTGGAGATGCGATGTTTAAATATAAACTGGATGATATTTTTGCAAAATTTTTAGAAAATGATTGCATTATCATACCTTATCGCACGCAGAAAGAGAATGAAAAGAGTTTTATTGCTTTTTTTCAAAGTGTTGATGTTGATGGAATTGTTATATCAGGTGGAGATGGCACTGTACATGAAATTATAAATCTTATGATTCAGCATGAGATCGATCTGCCGATTGGAATTATAGCAAGCGGCACCTCTAATGATTTTGCTTCTTTTTTAGGCATTAATGAAGATTTAGATGGATATATTAAAGCGATTGCACGTGGAAAAGTGATGCCAATCGACATTGGAAAAATTGGCGATAAGTATTTTATTAACGTAGCAAGTGCCGGCGTATTGACGTCTGTTGCCCATAAGGTGGATGCTGGACTGAAAAATGCAATTGGTAAAATGGCGTATTATTTAAAAGGGTTAGGGGAAATTCCTGGCTTTCGAGCGTTAAATTTGACGATCCAAGCGGATGGTCTCGTCATTCATGAAAATGTATTTTTATTTGTGATCATTAATAGTGGTACGGTTGGCAGTATGAAGAATATTGCAACGCATGCAAAAATTGATGATGGTAAATTAGATATGATTATCGTGAAACAATGTAGTATTCCTGAACTTATGGGGTTAGCGGTGGAGTTGTTAGCAGGAAATGATATCACAAAGCGGAATAATGTGATTTATTTGCAGGCAAAAGATATTTGTATTGACTGTACAGAGTGTATTGAGAGTGACCTTGATGGGGAACTTGGGCCTAAATTGCCATTACATATTAAGACTTTGCAGGGCAAATTAAATTTATTTTATGAATCGAAGTGAGGATTTAGAAAATAGAAAATTCGGAACGTATTTTTTCAAAAAAAGACAGAAATACGAAAGAATAGGGATGTCGCACTTTTTTGTATGCGACATCCCTAGTTAGTGTTTGCTATAAAAATCTTATTTGCAAAGGATTCCTAGATAATAGTTTACAAATTGTTGGGCAGTGCGTCCGGAACGACCGGAATGCATCATTTCCCATTGGAGTGCTTGCGCACGAATTGATTCATCTAAAGAAATATTGTGCTTTTTAAGTAAAGCAGTGATGATGTTGAGATATTCTGCTTGGTTTGGTGCAAGATAATGAATGGTTAAACCAAAACGATCAGATAAAGAAATGGTTTCATTTAAAGTATCATTGCGGTGTATTTCATCATTCGATTCACCGCGGTCTTTCCAAGTTTCTTTAATGAGATGACGGCGATTGGAAGTAGCATAGATGAGCACGTTGGCAGGTTTCGATTCAACGCCGCCTTCAATTGCAGATTTTAAATATTTGTATTCAACCTCAAAGTCTTCAAAGGATAAATCGTCTAAAAAGATGATGAATTTTTTGCTGTTATATAAACGCAGTGCTTCCATGATTTTCGGCAAATGAATGAGTTGGTACTTGGTAATTTCAAGCAAACGCAGCCCTTGATCGAAATAGGTATTTGCCAGTGCTTTCACGGCTGAAGACTTACCAGTGCCTCGTGCGCCGACGAGTAGAGCATTATTTGCTGGTTTTCCTGCTATAAAGGCCTCTGTGTTAGAAATTAATAAGTTTTTCTGGGTGTCATAGCCAATAAGATCATCTAACTTCATTGGATCAAAATATTGAATACCAACTAATGTGTTTTCAGAATCCCAACGAAATGCACCGTAGTTGGCAATGTCTCCAAACCCATATACGGCATAGTGGTCGATGAATAAATCTGCGAGCTCTTCAGGTGAAGAACTTGCTTTAAGTTTTGTCTGTAAGCTGATAAAAGCAGGCGAGGTATTACGTATCGTCGGTTGGTAATTGTCTAAAATTTTTGTATTTAAAAATTGGCTGGGGACTAAATTTAATAGATAGTACATAGGATGCATATCTTCTTTAAATGCAGCGTGCAGGCTGGAACCAAGTTGTCCGTTTGAACGTTCTGCCATGAAAGCGGCGATATGATTTCCCTGCGCCATAATATAAGTCGTATAGCTGCAAATGAGGTTTCCGGATAACCCCAGGTTTTCGGCTTTTTCTATAAGTTCTGTGATCAACGTATTGCGCAAATTGATGTTTTGCGTATTTTCTAAGTAGGTGATTAATTTTGTAAATATAGGATCCGTTAGGAGCGGACGACAAACAATAAATTCATTTAGATTAGGTTTAATCATAGGGTGCCTCCTATAAATAAGTATTCAATTAGTATAACGCAATAGGGGAATAAAGTAAATGTTAAGATGTAATCTTGTAAAGAAATGAAAATAACGCTTTGCATTTTAGCAAAGCGTTATTTGATCTCGTATGTTAAATTTTTAATTTATTTTTAATGCGTTCAATGGCTCTTTCCGTATTTTCTCTATTACCAAAAGAAGTCAAGCGGAAATACCCTTCGCCAGATGGACCGAAGCCGGCACCAGGCGTACCTACGATATGTACTTCATTTAATAATTTATCAAAGAAGCTCCATGAATCTAGATTTTGTGGAGTTTTCAACCAAATATAAGGGGCGTTGACACCACCAAAAGCTTGAATGCCAGCAGCAAGTAATCCTTCACGGATAATCTTTGCATTTGTCATATAATAATCAATCGTTGCTTTAATCTGTGCTTGCCCTTCTGGCGTATAAATTGCTTCAGCACCGCGTTGTACAATGTAAGGCGTGCCATTGAATTTCGTTGTATGACGGCGATTCCATAATTGATTTAGAGGATGCTCTTCACCTTTAGAATCTTTAGCCATCACCGTTTTTGGAATTACTGTATATGCACAACGTGTACCAGTAAAGCCGGCTGTCTTAGAGAAGGATCTAAACTCAATTGCAACATCCTTTGCACCTTCAATTTCATAAATAGAACGAGGCACATCGTCTTCTGTAATATATGCGGCATAGGCTGCATCAAACAGGATAATGGAACCATTGGCTTTTGCATAATCTACCCATTTTTTTAATTCTTCTTTCGAGAGCGTTGTACCAGTTGGATTATTCGGGCAGCAAAGATAAATCATATCCACTCTGCTTTTTGGCAAAGCAGGTGTAAAGTTATTTTCAGCATTACAAGGCAAATAAACAACTTTTTCAAACATGCCATTTTCTTGCAATGTGCCTGTACGCCCAGCCATAACATTCGTGTCTAAGTAAACAGGATAAACCGGATCTGTAATTGCAACTACATTATCAGTGCCGAAGATCTCTTGAATATTGCCGACGTCACTTTTGGAGCCGTCACTTACGAAAATTTCGTCAGTAGCGATTTTAATATTGCGGCTTGTATAATTTGTTTCAATGATTTTTTCAATTAAAAAGTCATAGCCTTGTTCAGGTCCATAACCGCGGAATGAAGATTGGTTTGCCAATTCTTCAACCGCATCATGCATTGCCTTAATAGAAGCAGGTGCAAGGGGTTGTGTTACATCACCGATCCCAAGACGGATAATGTCTGCATCAGGATTGCTTTGTTTGAAGCTGGTTACACGACGTGCAATTTCAGCAAACAAGTAACTTCCTGGTAATTTTAAGTAATTCTCATTAATTAAAGCCATATATTCAGAAAACCTCCTATTGATTTACTTATTAATACAAAAAGTATTATGCTAAATAATTATACAATAAATGTTGAATTTTGGGTAGTTTTCGAAGAATTTATTGATAAAAAAATTGTCAATTATAAAAATAATTTGGAAATTTATTATAATAGGTCTTGATTATATATTTAATTTATACTATAATAACCAATGTGAAAATAATTATACATAATATTTAAATTGTTCTGATAATTACTGTTTATTATTAAATAATTGGTATATATAAATATGGGTTATCAAATTTAAATAAAAGGCATTATGTAAAACGTTTTCATAGCAATCATATCTAAGGGGTGTATTTATGGAAATTATTTTAGGGTTTGTCATATTGTTAGCTTGTTTAATCGTCGGCGTTAGACATGGCGGCTTGGGATTGGCCGTTGTTTCTGGGATTGGTCTGGTCATTTTTGTATTTGTTTTTCATTTGACACCAGGGAAGCCACCGGTAGATGTAATGTTGACCATTATGGCAGTTGTTACTTGTTCTGGTTTTTTACAGGCGTCAAATGGTTTGACAGTTATGTTGAAATACGCAGAAAAATTCTTGCGTAGTAATCCAAAGTATGTAACTGTTTTGGCGCCAATTACAACTTGGTTTTTAACTGTATTGTGTGGTACAGGCCATGTTGTATATACTATGTTTCCGATTATATATGATATTGCAATCAAACAGGGCATTCGTCCGGAACGTCCAATGGCAGCGGCATCTGTAGCATCACAGATGGGAATTTGTGCATCGCCTGCATCTGTAGCGGTTGTTTCTGTAGTTGCAATGCTTGCAGTTACGGGTACACATTTTAGTGTAGTGCAAATTTTAGCAGTATCTATACCGGCTACGTTTTGTGGTGTTGTAGCTACGGGTTTGTGGAGTATTAATCGTGGTAAAGATTTGGATAAGGATCCAGAATTCCAAGCGAGAATTGCTGATCCTGAACAAAAAGCTTATATCTATGGAGATTCTGAAAGTTTAGTTGGTAAAGAATTACCAAAAACAGCTTACTGGGCAACGGCGATCTTCTTAATCGGTATTCTTATTATTGCGATATTTGGTAGTTTCCCTGATTTACTTCCGCATTTTGCTGATGCAAAAGGAAAAATGAAGGCTTTATCGATGACACTTACAATTCAGATGTGCATGCTTGTTATTGCGGCTGTAATTATGCTGGTATGTAAAGTAAAGGCATCAGATGTTAGCAATGGCTCAGTATTTAAAGCTGGGATGGTTGCAGTTGTATCTGTTTATGGTGTTGCGTGGATGGCCGAAACTTATTTTGGTGCATACTTACCATTATTGAAAAAGTCTTTAGGACAAATTGTAATTGATTATCCTTGGTCTTATGCAATTGTATTGTTTTTAGTATCAAAACTTGTTAACTCGCAAGCTGCCGCATTGGCGATCATTGTGCCAATGGCATTGAGTGTAGGTGTGGATCCACTGATCGTTTTATCTTTTATTTCAGCTTGTTATGGATATTTTGTACTGCCTACATATCCATCTGATTTGGCATGTATTGGATTTGACCGTTCAGGAACAACCGGTATTGGTAAATTCATTATCAATCATAGTTTTATTATTCCTGGTTTGATTGGAATTTTTGTTGGTTCTTGTGTAGGGTATATCCTTGTTCATACGCTTTATTAAAAGCAGATTTAAATAATACGAAGTTCTGCCTGACTTCGTTATGTACAAAAAACAGTATCAATAGCGTTTTGTGCTATTGATACTGTTTTTTATGTATTTCTATATTTATACGATTTCACTGTTGATTTCATGACGATATTGTAGGATAATTCTTTTAGTGCGGTTTGATAGGTCGAGAAGGGGGTTTTTTATGAAGAAGCGTTTCATTTTATTGATGTTGGTCAGTTTTATATTTGGTTGCGCGGACATTGGACAGGCAAATGCACTGCCTAAAGCGATTGTAATTCATGACGGAGAAAATGCAATCAACACGGAGCAGTTTGTCAGGTTTGATCAGGGTGAAGATTTGATTCCGGTAGATGTGCTTCAAGCGCATATCTATAGTAATATGCGTTTAGACGAGAAGGAAAAGCAGGTTAAAATTAAGTTTTCCTTACCTCGTGTACGATTTGAAGATGCTGCATTTTCTAGAAAATTTTTCTCAAGCACAACATTCTCTTTGCCATACAAGATGATAGAAGGTCAATCTTATGTTGATAGAGAAGTTGCGGAAAAAATACTTGGTTTTACGAGTGAAGCTGATGAGGAAACAGTAAAAATTTCTATGAACCAATATAGTTCTTTTAATCCTCGCATTTTAACAGCCAATGAGCGGTTATCTTTAGCGGGACAAAAAATTAATTTGGTTTGGCAGCCTACATTTGAGGAAAAAACTGATATTACGAAAACTGATAAAATAGAAGGACTCAATGTTGTATCCCCATCATGGTTTGAAATTGTCGCTGAAGACGGTGCAATACGTAATAAAGCGAGTATACGGTATGTAAAAGATGCACATGAAAGAGGATACCAAGTGTGGGCGCTGATTACCAATAGTTTTGATCCGGATTTAACAAAAAGCGTTTTACATAATGAGCGGGCAAGGCAAAATGTAATAAAACAGTTAGCTTTATATGTCAGTCTTTATCAGTTGGATGGAATTAATTTAGATTTCGAAAATATTTATGATGAGGATAAGGACCAACTTACAGAATTTGTTCAAGAGATTACAGAGACTTTGCATAAGTTGCATGCTAAGGTATCCATTGATGTAACAATTCCTTCTGGCGTTTCACAATGGTCAGCTTGTTATGATCGTACTGGTTTAGCGAAAAACGTTGATTATGTAATGCTAATGGCATATGATGAACATTGGCGCTCTAGCCCAATTAGCGGGTCGGTTGCTTCAATTCAGTGGGTTGAAAACGGCGTGCAAAAAACCTTGAAAGATGTTCCGGCAGAAAAATTGGTGTTAGGTGTTCCTTTTTATATGCGAGAATGGGAAGAAAACTTTGCGGGGCAGAAAACCAATGTTAAAACAATGACAATGGAAATGGCTGAACAAACAATACAAAAATATCAATTACAGCCACAGTGGCTACCTGAAAAGGGTCAATATTATTTTGAATATATAGAGAACGGCAAAAAGTATCGTGTATGGCAAGAAGATGAACGATCCATGGCGTTAAAAGTAGAGTTAGTAAATCGTTATCATTTGGCAGGCCTTGCTGCATGGCGCAGAGGTTTTGAAAAGCAAGAAATCTGGCAAGTCATTGAAAAAGGCTTAAAAGAGAACCCTGTTGCAGAAATAAAGCAGGAT from Massilibacillus massiliensis carries:
- a CDS encoding DUF4931 domain-containing protein, which codes for MPTNYLGFNVSIGQKKPENIINTTAKCPFCDRTALTDIIAEEDDLLLIKNKYQVLQNSEQTVLIETRDCNSELSEYSKEHLYKLIKFGVKHWFKMYASNLYKSVLFFKNHGPLSGGTIRHPHMQIVGLTDIDCYSDLDPKEFEGVVIQRSNGVELNVSTYPKIGFSEFNIVMDDNKNLEQLADYIHVAAHYLLHNGPHTHCKSYNIFFYLIDGLIRVKILPRFATSPLFIGYNIHLIPTNIETIVKNVQKLYFSK
- a CDS encoding putative polysaccharide biosynthesis protein → MLYISNQGEKANTSESFLKGTFILAIAGIVVKVIGSLNWIFVSRVLGGEGIGLYQMAFPIYLLALSISTAGVPVAISIITAEKIALKDIWGAKRIFRISLALMAVTGLFFSLATYFGAGFLIEYRFIRDPRAYYSVAALAPAIFFVTLLASSRGYLQGWQRMTPTAVSQIVEQIFRVITMILFANLLLPQGLEFAAAGASLGACAGAVAGVIVLIYYHWQLERDITREYSGQIVETKTKHESSLKIIRRIFALALPVSASSIMLPVVANLDLMIVPARLEVAGYSVSQATELFGYLTGMAVPLINLATILTASLAVSIVPAISEAQALGDKLRSFQQTSAAMRISNLISFPAFIIVFMLDTPISELIYNATGAGPTVRVLSTSIVLLGIHQVTTGVLQGLGHTSIPMMNMIIAAIAKVALNWGLTAQPALGIQGAAWATVADIGIAAIMNLYFLHKYIGYNIDLKQVVKTIFATTLMGISLYFSYLYAMAYFQMNSVATLGSILVGCIVYVVVLIFIGGISQRDVERVPMVGSILTKLLRRIGAFK
- a CDS encoding YegS/Rv2252/BmrU family lipid kinase, whose protein sequence is MKKLILVYNPVSGDAMFKYKLDDIFAKFLENDCIIIPYRTQKENEKSFIAFFQSVDVDGIVISGGDGTVHEIINLMIQHEIDLPIGIIASGTSNDFASFLGINEDLDGYIKAIARGKVMPIDIGKIGDKYFINVASAGVLTSVAHKVDAGLKNAIGKMAYYLKGLGEIPGFRALNLTIQADGLVIHENVFLFVIINSGTVGSMKNIATHAKIDDGKLDMIIVKQCSIPELMGLAVELLAGNDITKRNNVIYLQAKDICIDCTECIESDLDGELGPKLPLHIKTLQGKLNLFYESK
- a CDS encoding ATP-binding protein, with translation MIKPNLNEFIVCRPLLTDPIFTKLITYLENTQNINLRNTLITELIEKAENLGLSGNLICSYTTYIMAQGNHIAAFMAERSNGQLGSSLHAAFKEDMHPMYYLLNLVPSQFLNTKILDNYQPTIRNTSPAFISLQTKLKASSSPEELADLFIDHYAVYGFGDIANYGAFRWDSENTLVGIQYFDPMKLDDLIGYDTQKNLLISNTEAFIAGKPANNALLVGARGTGKSSAVKALANTYFDQGLRLLEITKYQLIHLPKIMEALRLYNSKKFIIFLDDLSFEDFEVEYKYLKSAIEGGVESKPANVLIYATSNRRHLIKETWKDRGESNDEIHRNDTLNETISLSDRFGLTIHYLAPNQAEYLNIITALLKKHNISLDESIRAQALQWEMMHSGRSGRTAQQFVNYYLGILCK
- a CDS encoding LL-diaminopimelate aminotransferase, whose amino-acid sequence is MALINENYLKLPGSYLFAEIARRVTSFKQSNPDADIIRLGIGDVTQPLAPASIKAMHDAVEELANQSSFRGYGPEQGYDFLIEKIIETNYTSRNIKIATDEIFVSDGSKSDVGNIQEIFGTDNVVAITDPVYPVYLDTNVMAGRTGTLQENGMFEKVVYLPCNAENNFTPALPKSRVDMIYLCCPNNPTGTTLSKEELKKWVDYAKANGSIILFDAAYAAYITEDDVPRSIYEIEGAKDVAIEFRSFSKTAGFTGTRCAYTVIPKTVMAKDSKGEEHPLNQLWNRRHTTKFNGTPYIVQRGAEAIYTPEGQAQIKATIDYYMTNAKIIREGLLAAGIQAFGGVNAPYIWLKTPQNLDSWSFFDKLLNEVHIVGTPGAGFGPSGEGYFRLTSFGNRENTERAIERIKNKLKI
- a CDS encoding anaerobic C4-dicarboxylate transporter; this translates as MEIILGFVILLACLIVGVRHGGLGLAVVSGIGLVIFVFVFHLTPGKPPVDVMLTIMAVVTCSGFLQASNGLTVMLKYAEKFLRSNPKYVTVLAPITTWFLTVLCGTGHVVYTMFPIIYDIAIKQGIRPERPMAAASVASQMGICASPASVAVVSVVAMLAVTGTHFSVVQILAVSIPATFCGVVATGLWSINRGKDLDKDPEFQARIADPEQKAYIYGDSESLVGKELPKTAYWATAIFLIGILIIAIFGSFPDLLPHFADAKGKMKALSMTLTIQMCMLVIAAVIMLVCKVKASDVSNGSVFKAGMVAVVSVYGVAWMAETYFGAYLPLLKKSLGQIVIDYPWSYAIVLFLVSKLVNSQAAALAIIVPMALSVGVDPLIVLSFISACYGYFVLPTYPSDLACIGFDRSGTTGIGKFIINHSFIIPGLIGIFVGSCVGYILVHTLY
- a CDS encoding glycosyl hydrolase family 18 protein, translated to MKKRFILLMLVSFIFGCADIGQANALPKAIVIHDGENAINTEQFVRFDQGEDLIPVDVLQAHIYSNMRLDEKEKQVKIKFSLPRVRFEDAAFSRKFFSSTTFSLPYKMIEGQSYVDREVAEKILGFTSEADEETVKISMNQYSSFNPRILTANERLSLAGQKINLVWQPTFEEKTDITKTDKIEGLNVVSPSWFEIVAEDGAIRNKASIRYVKDAHERGYQVWALITNSFDPDLTKSVLHNERARQNVIKQLALYVSLYQLDGINLDFENIYDEDKDQLTEFVQEITETLHKLHAKVSIDVTIPSGVSQWSACYDRTGLAKNVDYVMLMAYDEHWRSSPISGSVASIQWVENGVQKTLKDVPAEKLVLGVPFYMREWEENFAGQKTNVKTMTMEMAEQTIQKYQLQPQWLPEKGQYYFEYIENGKKYRVWQEDERSMALKVELVNRYHLAGLAAWRRGFEKQEIWQVIEKGLKENPVAEIKQDTKK